The sequence atttttttttttctgcttttcagacacTACTGCAGAAACATGATTGGCAAGGAgagaggacttttttttttttttttccctcctcctggaATTTTTCACTGTAACCATCCTCAGGGGAGTTCTCatcttcaaaagaaacattcttTCTATACAAGCTgcaaaaagaattatttaatgACATCATAAATTAATACAGAGCGGCACAAATTTTCCAAAATgtagagagagagggaaaaaaaaattagcgTTTGCCAAAAACACCCCAGCTCTTCCAGACTTAGGCCTCTCTTGAGCCTGTGAGCTGCCAATGATACCAAATTGAATGGTGGGGCTTTTGGCATGACTTAAGTTTAGCTTGTTTAAATTTTGGCAAATATTCATATTACTCACATACTCAGCAAGCTGATACAAATATTTGTTCTATTTAGAGTGAAGTCCAAACGCAGTGCTGGCATAAGTGCTGCTGGGCTTGGTGGAATTAAGCTTGCTTGTGCCAATATTAAATTTGGACATCtaccttaaagaaaaacagaattaaaaaatcccTGAGCCTTTTAGTACAGATTAGAATACATCAATGGAAAACAGACCTCGTGTGTACCCAAGTTTTCCTCGCTTGCTAATTTTTTGCCTTAATCTGATTTGAAATGGACCTagttttttctgtgcttggcTTGCCGTTCCCTGCTGCAATGCCACAAGCTGTCTAACCTGAGCTAGAGCTGAAAAAGCCTCCACACACATGAAGTACTCGACATTCTTGAGAAGTAAAAGCTGTTTAAACTGTAGTAAACCAAAGCCGGACCCAGTAAGCATACTTGATCTATTTTAATGCTGTGCAggttgttgggattttttttaactgatgtcCACAGTTTAGTGTTTctgatttgaaaaacaaatagcCCAACTCCTCAAGGATACTTCGCTCTTGCTGCGCTCTCTGGTTCCGAATGGCTGCAGCCGCGCAGCACCCTGCCAGGCAGGCACCACTGGGACCGATGCTGCTCCGCCGGGAGTCGCACACTCAGCAGCTGCCGAACCTGCCCAGCCGTGAAACGCACGAGGAATTAACTGGAACCTGGGTGCCTCATGTGGCCGGAGCAGTGCCGCCTGCCTTGCCCTTGAACTTGCTCTTGGCGTTGGATACATGCACAGGCCAGAAATTTTgcaatggggggtggggtgggagggaaatcaaactgaaaaagaatGACCCATTTCTATTCCATAAATGAATACAACTAGAATGTGCCTTGGGGTTGTGCTAGCTACGGATCTGTGCCTGGGTCAAATGTGGTTTGTAAGCTGACCGCTGTTTAATGCTGTCTAAATTCTTTTATCGATGTCACGTAGAAGGGGGATCCCACCAACTTAACTTTAGCCATATAGAAATGAGAAATCTAGCCTAAGTGGCTGAGCTAGATTCCTctcagagtggaaaaaaatcatcaccaGAGAATGATTCATCCCATTTTAATCTAAATGTCTGATCTCTCTCCATTGACTATAAAAGGAGCCCAGATTAGCATATATCCAAATTTTGCACATTTATGTGCTAACTCAGCCTTTTACAATCAGGTCCTGTACTTGCAAGTATCACGTACTATTTTTACAACCAAAAGCTTGTGCTTTGCCACAGGGTTGCGGAGGACACGTGCTCTGCTCCGGTGGCTGGTTAGAGACTGCGCCTCAGCTGCCCCCCGACACGGCTGTGTGCTCACAGTTAAGCCCTGCATTAATTACGTGTTCAAGTCTCCTCTACATCCCCTGCATTAACTAAAGCTGCTGGAACATTTCTTGTAGGAGTTACTTTTTTAAACTGCCTTAAATCATAAATATCGCACTGATGAGCAGAAGGTAGCtgaaaaatggttaaaaatagAAGCAATGATTATTCATTAATGATGACATCATTATTCAGTTAATCATATTTGTAAAACAGGCAAAAGCTCCAGCCTAGCTTGTCATTTGGACTCTGGGCTGCTGATCCCATTACTTTTTAGGTTATAGTGGCAGCATTTGTCTTGTTTAGTGTTGATTCAGTGTCACTGTGAGAAATGAACTGAGCATTTCAACTTATGGGCAGTGACACCCTCAGAactctctccctgcctccaccCCTTAATTCTTCCCCATCACCATTGTAACTGAGCCGCACGTCAGTACAGGAGCATCATTTGAGTGCGCTCGTTATCAGTCCTGCGCCTGCCTGTACCTTAGCCTAGCAGTGCATGGGCTGTTCTGATCAGTTGGTGTGtccattaaaacaaagaaacaaaagatgtcGTGAACAAATCAAAACCCCTTCTTCTTGCCATGGGCAGTTAAAATTTGACGATGTAGCTTTGGGAcgataaaaaaaaaggggccAAGTGTGCACCCTGGGAAACTGTGAGGTTGGTGTACTCACACAGTAGGAGACAGAAGAGAGACCAGGCATCCAGTAATTCACCGCAGAACATTTTTATACTAATTATTGAAATGCACCCAGAGACAGCATATAGTAGTAAAATGACTTTATGTTCtgatatgtaaaataaaatgtccaTGCTATGtaacaaacatttcaaaattccATACCACCTTTATCTAATGTGGTTTCTAATAAAGATTTATCTGTAgcatatatgttttttttatctAACCAATTCTTAGTTTTTACATCAAAGgtgtgtaataaaaaaaaaatcttaaatagatgtctttccaaaaaaaccttgcaacattcatttttattaagtatttCATTCgtaaaaagcaaagctgaattGGACACGTGGCCTGCATTtgtgatatatatataattttatatatatatatatatataatatatatgtatataaatagcTATTCAGCATGCAAAAATTGTAGTGATTTCCAAAACCTGATGACAAAATCCACACCAGTCACACACGTAGTCTGCTGAAGGGGGGTATGAGATTGTCCTGTTGGAACGTGACCTCCGCTTTGTCTCACTGCAAGCAGCTGCCCTCATCCATCAGCACCTCTTCCTTGGGATGGATTCACCAAAACGCAGAAGCACCTCTCGACTTCCAAATTggtatttcagctttttgcctttgcctgtttgggaagcagggaggggggaaaaaaaccctgctgtgCATGACTAACCTTCCATACCGTGCTCTGTAGCAGAACCAGGCTCCCAGCATCACCTCTGCGTGGCATCCCTTGGGGCAGTGTCACTTGGGAGCTCAGTGGGACGGACACACTGCAGCCCGGAGGAGGACACAGCCCAGCTCAGGATGAAGGCAATGGGAGTTTTGTTCCAAAAAGAGCGCAGTTTGCTTTCCCAGGCGAGGCTGCTTCTCACCTGGGCTGTCGGCTGAGTGAGCCCCCCGCACCTCGCAGGGACACCCCGGTAGGCAAAGCCGGTGCTGAAGGAGTCAGTTCAAGATACTTCCACAGTAAACAATAGTAGCAATGTATACACTGGTTACAGATTTTTACCTGTTCTACAAATATTTGTACACTGTAAAGCCTGACAGGTAATGGGacctcttcccaccccaccccacaatTAAGAAAATACTCCTCTATGCCTCCTTTATGCTGAAAACAACTTTCCGAGTTAGCTGcgaaagaaaaaaacatagcaCAAAAGGCACGTTTCAGCTGAATACGAAAGAAATCAAGGACcagcaaatacaaaaatcaTTTCTGGAAAGTATTAGCGACTTTTAAGCTTAAACTTCATAAATATATTGCAATAAGCAAGTGTGATTCAATCAACGGATGGGAGTCTGAAGACACTGGGTCTGTTCCTAACGCTGCAATTAATTTGCTGTTTGGCCTCGGGCGTATCATTTCACTTCTTCATTTCCCACAGCCACGAACGATGGTGCTGTGGGGGGAAGAAGAGACATTTGTGCATCGGTGCCTTCTCTTCTCCGCGCCATGGCACGAACCCTGCGCTGTGCCAGGGAGATACCGGAGCGGCACCGCAGCTCCCTGACCCCCTGCCGAGCCTCCCTGCTGGCCCCTGCGTTCCTACGGCTCCGTCACTTCCAGGGGAAGAAGTAATTTCTACAGGCAAAAAGAGCTAAAGCAGCGCTGCCACAGCAGTCCTTGAACTATGCAACTGACCAGATCACTTTTTCCTTGGAGTGGTGGGATACTGTGACTTCATGGACCAAGTACCATAAAAGTGAAGCTCGTATTTTTCCAATAGCCAAAATTTGCTCATGGATGTTTAATGttataagcaaaagaaaatgactAGCTACTTCACTCATTAGTCAAGAAGATGGTTTCTACTGGATCAGTAATGACGATGTGAGAATTAATTTACTCAGGAGTCAGTCAGAGACTGATGAATCCAGCCCACTGAGACAGGAGATGGAATGCTCTGTGTGCCTGAAGATACAAGCTCTTCACCCACACAAATCCCTCTGGAAATGCACATTTGTCTCACCGAAGTGCAAGTTACCCACAGGTATCAACACTGATCGAACAGTCCCGGAGCAGTAACGTTGGCTGTGGCATCGCTTGGCCGTCAGAGTCACCCATCAGTCCAGTTCTCCACAGTCCCCATCCCTGAATGATACTGCAGCGACGACTCCCTCGACAGGGAGAAGCTTTGTGAGTACAGGAACTCATTCGCCGCGTTTAGGTGCGGAGAGGGGGGTTTTCTCTCGCACACAGACGGGTGCACCCTTTCCCTCGggaaagatgaagaaggaaCGCGCTCCCGAACCTGAGACTGGGACAGCTGGTTGTAGACACTGAAGTGGCTGTTACCTGGTGGCTGTGAGCCTTGACCCGTGATGGACGGGAGCCGCGGCATCATGGTGGCGGCAGTGAAATGAGCAGGGAAAGGCTGGTAAGGGACAGTTTCCATTGTCTGAACGCTGTAGCTGGTGTAAGGTGCGACAGAAGTCCACATATTGCAGCTCAaggggggaggcgggggcggcAAGTCATCGACCGTTGAGACACCAGCAATTTCAGCCCCCGACCCAGAGTACATGCAGGCGTCCCTCGGTGCCACCTCACTGCAGTAGGACGGGCTCAGCATCTGCTGGTCGTAGGGCGGCGGGGAACGGAAATAGTGATCGTCCCCTACGGAAGAGGAGGCTTCCAGGTAGGAGCGCTTGCAGGGCAGGTCCAGGTGCCGAGCACTTTCTGCAAACAAGAAAAGGGCATTGTCAGGGGCTCCCAGAGCCTGTCACAGCCATCTGCTAAGAGCCCGGGGCATTACGGAGTCCCCGCCAAAGCCCAGCATGCGATCCGTGACTGTCGCACGACAACTGGTTCTCTTTTTCAGATTAATCCAGTTAAACCATTTTAGCTCGGAAAGACAATGTACAACATCAAAAAGACATCATGTTGCAAATGTCAGGCTAATCCCCTCAGCCTCAAAGCGTTCTGGTGACATTTGTCAGGTTAAGTGAGTGACTCGGGCTACCAGCCTCACATCGGAGATTACTGCACCTTCATCCAGATAACGGGGGCCCTGACACTCCCGCAGTGTTACTCCTGACAAATTCAAGAAGTCCCTTAAAGGGTCTTATCGCCGCCTGCCTTCCTGTCGTTACAAAAATGACTATACATTTCCCAGATATTCAcactgaaagctgcagaaatatttccagatAAAGGCGCCCCTTCCCAGCCATCAGCCCTCCCCCTCAGCTTTACgcagaggagctgcagcccctctcctaCCCATCACCACTGCGGCCGTGTTTACCCCCAGCTTTCTGCTACTTGCAAGGAATAGTCTCCAGATAAATTAGTGAACTCATCTGCAGATTAAACATCTGCTAAAATTACACATTTGGCTTGCAGGTCCTCATTACTGGTGCTGTTAGATTCTTCATTAGACCACGATCAGAGGATTCTCACAGCTTAAATAAATTAGTGGTCAATGAGACATGCAAAtagaaggatattttttttctgtgcaaaatttttccatttaacttAAAACATATCATGATCTCATCTGATGCAGgactaaaaggaaaagaatgtagTTACAGCTCACTTAGACTTGAGGACTAgtggagaagagggaagggatgcttACACCCAGCTACCACAGCCCCATAATCTGCAGGCATCGAGAGAATTGCTTAATGGCTTCATCCTGGAAAAGTGCTGGATGCATATAACTTCATGCTAATATTAATGCTAATAGCAGTGTCAAAGCATCTCAGGACAGATCAGGCCTCCTCCAAACAATTATTAATTTAGCTGATCCTAACAATGGATAATTTTCCAGTATAGCTTCATGCCGTCTAAGTGATgcattctgattatttttttcgGCTCTAACTCCGGGTCTCAATTTGCTTTTTATGGGACAAAAGCACTAATAACTGCCCCAAAACCCAGCTCTTGGACCCTGACCCTCCAAAACCGTTTGATCATATCAGTATCCTTGAAAAGCAACAGCTAAGAGACTGATGCAAAATGAATTGGAATTAGCAGTGAGCTTTCAGTGCAGCACTCTTAGGTTTATTTGCCATCATATTTTTCTAGCTGTAAACGCGAGTTACCTCTTCTTTTTAGGCAATGATAGAAGAGCCCTGAATCCCTCTGCGCTGTGAAGGTGTTGAGTGGCAGATCTTGAGTATCTGAAGCCGCAAATTGCATGTGAGCACCGTTCTCATACTGATAATGTTGAAGGGTCTGGTGATTCCCATGAAGTGGGTTAACATCTGGCTTTGTTGAAAGCTGGCCGTGACTGGACACCAACCTCTGCCTCATGATGCTTTTGGAAATTACTGGATATTCTTTGCTAAAAGAGGTGAGAAAAATATTACCAGTTAGCCATCAGCATTAacagaaagatgaaatattAGTTTGGCTTCTCTAGAGCATCTCCATCCGATGACTTCACCACCCTTTGCCAAACGTGATGAACTCATGCTCATCACATGCTGCTGGGTGTGGGCAAGCATTACGGCAACACACTGAGCAGTCACCGAACTACAGGAAGAGCTTTGCAGCTCCTAAATGGCATGAAGAGCCCCAATGCCCTCAAGCACAAGAAACGTGATGCCCCCCAAGGTATTTTAACCCCTTTCCCAACAAGGTGCAGCGCATCAGCAGCAGCCCAAGAATGAAAGCCTATTTCTGCATCTCTGCCCAGGACACACCTGTGCTTCTGGCCGCGTGTCACCCACCGCCTGCCTGTAGGCGCTGCCTGGGGTCAGCACACACGTGTGCACGAGCGTGCCCGCttcagcagctccccagccccaacAATGCGGGTGGGAGCGCGCCCCTGCTGCCACACCTCCCCGCCCCAACACCGTCCCTCCTACCTCTGCAGCCGTGCCACGCGCAGGTCGCTGTCGTCGCTCCCCCGGAATCCCTTGGCGAAGGGGTTGTTTTCGATTTTCAGCTGGGTGATCTTTAAAAGTAGGACACCGAGCATCAAGCGTGTGACAGCGGCTCAGCCCAAAAGGTGCAGCCGCAGGTCTGTGGCTGTAGGACTCGTGGTGCCCCGTCCTATGTGACACCCCATGAAAGGCAGAGACCACTGGTTTCAGGCATTTAAAGACAGTGTCTCTGCATTCTGCGCTGAGACTGAGCTGGGAAGCTCAGCGCTAGAGCTTGTGGAAGCAGCTTTTAAAGGGGACAAAATCATCAACTATAAGATTTTCGTTCAGTCTGGGTCTTATTCTGGCTCCTGTGTTCTCATTCTGGGCTCTTGTTAGCGAGACTGTATGTCGGATTTAAAAGGTTTCCTCTTTCTGTGTTAGAGAGCCCTGTTCCTTATGGAGTGGCTCTCCCGCATTCCCACAACAATTTTCTATATCTTTCTGTCTGTCATTCAgtcatttttcctctgtgaaaagAACCATAACTCAAATAGCGCTTTATCTCTGGGCAAGagaaagctgctgtgttttggcaaGAGATGCCTTTCTCCCCCAGAGTTACGGTGCATTAAAAGGGTCAAAATGCCTTAGAATTCACTTAACTAGACTTAATTTTGCTGGAGCTCACCTTTTGTAAGGGAACCGTGAAAGACCTGCCAATTCATGAAAATTCTATTAAAACAATCACatgtgaaatttcattttaaaatagtcGTTAGTCTGTCTCACAGCTTACAGCAAATATCGCTCTCCCTCACCAATCCTGCCCCCTTGTCCCTTCCCTCTGCAAGGCAGGTACAAACCAAAGCCACACCGTGGCCAGGAATGTGGGAAGAGGTGCTTGGCTGTTCAGTGAGAAATAAGAACCACCTCTTTTAACAAAGGATTTTCTAAGGCAAACAGCCAGCAAACGAGATCACCTGAGAGGGTTTCAGGAGCTGGAAAATGGAAGAACAGCACCAGAACATTGGTAGGGACACAGGAGCTCCTGCAAGTATCCCTTGTCTGTCTCCCAAAGAGATGGACTTGTGTCTGCAGGGCCACACGCCCGGGCGCTTTGACAGGGAGGTCACAGACAGGTCTAACACGTGTTATGGCCAGAACAGGCCAGAACCAGCTCTCATGGCTGTCCCTCCCCACTAAGGGATGCCAGCGGGTGGGACCATCTCCCCGGGCATCCAATTGTCAGTGAAAAGCCCTTTCCCAGGAGCAGGTGAGGTGACAGCATGGCAGGACAGCAGTGGGGGTGAGGACACATACCTCCTTGCGGACCCGCTGCCCTCGGGTCCCCGCTCTGCCCGAGGCAGCGCAGCCCTGCTCCCGCTGCCGGGCTGGCACCAGCCTGCGCCCCATTCCAGCGGCCAGGATGACAAGCAAGGTCTGCGTTCGCACCATTCGGCACCAGTGTTGCTATAACTAACAACTACACTTTTAACGAAGTTGAAAAATACCCCTTACCAAAAAACTCCTGAGAAAACAGCTCACCAGTATCTGTGATGGAGAAGGAAGGTGGTGACATCCAAATTTAAGCAGCCCTGAGGGCCAgagcttttcctctctgctcccacaTCCCACAGTGGCTGCTGCCCATCAGCTGATGAACCACAAGAAACACAGGGCCCTTCCTAACCCACAGCCTGACAGCAGGTTTGTAcatcttaatttaatttttttattttagtgactGTGGTTTTCCTCTAACCCAAGCAGAATCAGGGCTTCAGTCCCTCGTTGTCACCTTCGCCTGGCTTCATTCAACTTGGGAGGGAGTTTGGGGTAAACACCTGCACCTTCCTCACTGATTGTGCTCAGGGTAGCCCCCATCATCAGTTTTCTATCTCTGGGGGCCCACAAGCAGCTCCATGACCAAGActctcatttttttgtttaaaaagatgaTTATTCACAAGGACACTTCTTGCTAACAGGGTATTTCTGAGCTAAAAATGGTTTGGTagtttgtttcttctaaaaGACACCCAGAGCAGGTTTTCAGTTGCTCATGCCTAGGAGGATAAGCAAGACCATCTCCTCGCAGGATCTTCGCAGAAGGATTAGGGCTCGTCTGGGGCATTTTCCTTAAATCTGTCACATCCACCCTGCGCTgccacccagctcccagcctccccccagcagcagttGTACAGCAATGACAGTGGAAGTATTAACTTTAGGAAGCACTTTGAGAACCTTAGGGATGAAAGGCACTATTGACATACAAGACATTTTAAGTAGGTATTAAATAAGCTCTTTAGAGCCTTTTTGGTTAACCATGTTTGGGCAACTGGTCATTTTACACCAACAGCTACAACTTTTCAAACAGGATTCACTTCACTATCCAAGTAGGGACGTCTGGGTTCTTTTCCCCATCTTACCATAACACACACATCCATGCTCCTGCTCTGAGCCTTTTAACTGGCTCACTAATTGCAAAATCTTGCAAGGGCTCTATGCTTCCAGCATCAAAGGGTGTATAGTCACCCTGCTTGGGAGGAAAAGGTCTGGTCAGATTATTGGGCAGGAAGAATTTCACATGTGTTCCTGTTCCTGCAGTACTTTCCTATGGCTGTGTAGAAAAGGAGCTGATACATTCACACATGGCAGATTCCGCGTTTCGGGTGACAGGAGGgctccagcagtgctgcttcaCTCTGCCCCTTTATTTATGAATCCTGCTGCACTTTAAAACCCCCAGCTGGtacagccctgcaggcagagcGTGCCACCAGGAGCcgtgcagggcagcaggagcccatGCCCAGGcaggcactgggagcagcaCGCTGCCACCCTGCCCGGCAccctgcccgctccctgcccggCTGACAGCACACCCACTGTCACAGGGAGGTGACAATTCACTGTCACACCACTGTCCATCCTGCTCGTCACCTGGGTTGGCAAATCCTCAGAAGGAACACTACCCGCTGCCACGACCAACACGCTCAAAAACAGGAGAGCAGCCAACCCTGCAGAACGTGGGTATCTGTAACACCCCTGCGGTGCAGAACCAAGCCCTTTGTACTTCATATTccccccaaaaacaaacccaaccccccTCCTGCCTTCATGTGCTAACCACAGAGCAGGCTCTTAGCTGTGTTTTTATGGTTACATTCCTCGTATGTCTCACTAAATACACATACTATAATTACTTTTCACTGTAGATTTATGAGCAAGCTTTACTAGTCATTATTAGATTTGCTTGCTGCTTTGAATGACATCTCAGCGTTTATGAGCACGCCGATTCATTAGGGTCTGGACTCATGGGGTTTGCCAAGATATTGTTACCCAGCGATGCCCACACTGCCCCTCAGCTGCATCCCCTGGCTCGTCACCAGCGTAAGGCTGGGGTGGAAACTTGCCTTttaaagcaggatttttctGCTGCACAACACCCCTCAgagcaaacagctgctgctcatcgacacacagcactgcagcaacaTCGCTGTGCAATGTGGAAGATCATTTAGCAGCCGCCGGCGGCAGAGGGCTGCGAGTTGCAGAAGCCCGTGAACAGAAATCAAGCACTTTTAGGCGGAAAAGCAGCCTACCTTGTGATTCTGGTAGGAGGTCACTGATATAAAGGACGTCTCCGGAAAAACATGGGTGCAGAAGGCTGTGTTCTTCGACCCGAAAGCGTTGTTCTCGTCTGCCTTCACAATATGCAGTCGTGGTTGGTATTTATGCATTGAATTCAGAATTATCTGAAAAACAATTGATGTTAAAGTAagaaaaccaattaaaaaaacccaaacaaaacaacaaaaaacccgAGCCATAGCTATTTGACAGACTTTACTAGCAGGACACAAAAGCCCACCAGTGCTTAGCTTTAGCTTAGCTTTCAAATTAGAGGGGAAAATTACATTATATAAATGCACATGAACCAAGACAGAAAAGGTATCTGCTGCTCTGGCAAGCAGAACTGAACTTAAAGCTTTCCTGGTAAACCCTCATTTTCTTATTGCTATTGGATAGAGCCAGTCtgggtggaaaaaaagtcatattttttttttttcccagctcatGCTGAAGCTGTACAATATATATAATTCACCAGCAGACTGGTCCGTAAAGATTCCTAATAAATACTTTACTGAGCTGAAAAATACACAGTTTagcagaggcaaaaaaaaaaaacatcacagaaaccacaggaggaggaaaaaaaaaataaagcaagctatttttcttttatctgctGGTAAAACTACaaaagagcagatttttttcccctgctgtttGTGGAGCAGCTCGGGGCGGGTGCTGGGGTCCGGGCACCCCTcgcagcccccccagctgcagcccccgctcagctgccccagcacagaTCCCCACAAAGGGGGGCAGCACCCacatgctgcagaagaaaaggtggTTAAGAAATAGCATTTCTTTAAGAGTTGGGATGGTTCTAAGAAAAGCCTCTATTCCTGTTActtggcaaagcagcagcactgctttcGCCCTGTTCCCTTGGCACAACCCTTCCTgatctcctcttccctctcccagaCTGGCTGAGcctgctcccccccagcccctggtcCCAGAGGCGAGGGGCCCTCCAGCCAGGCTGACACCCCGGGGTGCCTGAAGGCTGCCAAGGGCACGTCCCATCCCCAATGGAGACACAGGCAAAGGGCCAAGACCACAACGGGTGGTGACATCAACCTGGTGGTAGGTaggtggatggatggacagatggaCACACGcaatgcagcacagcagcagcagtttacACCAATTGTGTATTTAGCCACTTTTAAATGAGAATTACTAAGAAACAGAAGATATTGGCTTCATGATTGGCTTTTGTGCCCAGGAACCCTATTTCACGCCTGTCCGTGCTGAGGAGCTCCAGCTGGGACGGGAGGCAGCACATGGAGCTGGTGCTCTTTAAACCCCTTCGTCTGGCTGCACGTAACTCTGCCCACAGTAGCTGGCTGCATTATATACCacttaaatgcaatttttattgTTGACATTTTCCAGACaaccctccctgctccccaagAGAGAGAACGAGGAATTTTTGGCATTTTATCAGCTTTGCATCAAGTCTCTTAACCACTTTGCGGCTGTTGATGTGCAGGGTGTAGATCTGAGAGGGTCGGCTCAGGTTTTGGGCTGGagccttttctctgctttcatgtATCAGCCACTCGTAAAACAAAGCCAAGAAGAACAACGCCAGAGGGCTGAGAGTTTCATAAGAAggagcattttaattttcaataagTAAGAGTTGAGCCAAGCTGATAAATAACCGTTGTCTGGAGGAGAAGCCGGGGTGCGCCAAGCTCCTCACCGCCTGCCCCGAACTGCCCAGGTCTAGCAAGGATGGGTGACTTGACCTCAGAGTCAGCGCAAGTCaacagcagaacaaagaaaacaaccttAAACTGAGATTTCCGAAGGGAAAATTAGGAGCCCAAGTTTTGATACACTCTGGATGAATAGTCTGTATTCCCCCTCCAAAGTAGTATCCGCTGAGCTTTAACGACCCCTTTAAAAATCTTCGGGTTTTTTAATAATGTCTTTTAAACTCAAGGAGTCCAAAAAATTTCCAAAACTAACAGGATATTACTTTTTGGAGCCTGATAG comes from Falco naumanni isolate bFalNau1 chromosome 1, bFalNau1.pat, whole genome shotgun sequence and encodes:
- the TBX4 gene encoding T-box transcription factor TBX4, whose product is MLQEKSLSETEEGFPTAPAPGHADSSAGSPVLGVAGGSSTPLSSPQLPDPEQTIENIKVYLHEKELWKKFHEAGTEMIITKAGRRMFPSYKVKVTGMNPKTKYILLIDIVPADDHRYKFCDNKWMVAGKAEPAMPGRLYVHPDSPATGAHWMRQLVSFQKLKLTNNHLDPFGHIILNSMHKYQPRLHIVKADENNAFGSKNTAFCTHVFPETSFISVTSYQNHKITQLKIENNPFAKGFRGSDDSDLRVARLQSKEYPVISKSIMRQRLVSSHGQLSTKPDVNPLHGNHQTLQHYQYENGAHMQFAASDTQDLPLNTFTAQRDSGLFYHCLKRRESARHLDLPCKRSYLEASSSVGDDHYFRSPPPYDQQMLSPSYCSEVAPRDACMYSGSGAEIAGVSTVDDLPPPPPPLSCNMWTSVAPYTSYSVQTMETVPYQPFPAHFTAATMMPRLPSITGQGSQPPGNSHFSVYNQLSQSQVRERVPSSSFPRERVHPSVCERKPPSPHLNAANEFLYSQSFSLSRESSLQYHSGMGTVENWTDG